A stretch of the Planktothricoides raciborskii GIHE-MW2 genome encodes the following:
- the rnpA gene encoding ribonuclease P protein component: MLPKVNRLKHRHDFTAVYKSGTRRSDGTLTLIAKKRTNGFTKDVPSSSPNLSNGSYICVVPTRIGISVSQKVSKTAVVRNRIKRQIRAAWRSLLSQVAEGWDIVVVVQPPARQCNYRQFLQKLKQLMAQVEGLNGN; this comes from the coding sequence GTGTTGCCCAAAGTCAATCGACTGAAGCATCGGCACGATTTTACTGCCGTGTACAAATCTGGGACTCGTCGGTCAGACGGAACCCTGACATTGATCGCCAAAAAGCGTACCAATGGATTTACCAAAGATGTCCCGTCCTCTAGCCCGAATTTATCCAACGGATCCTATATCTGCGTAGTACCGACCCGCATTGGCATTTCCGTGAGCCAAAAAGTCAGCAAAACAGCGGTGGTTCGCAATCGGATCAAGCGGCAAATTCGGGCAGCTTGGCGATCGCTCTTATCCCAAGTAGCAGAGGGTTGGGATATCGTCGTCGTGGTGCAGCCACCGGCAAGACAGTGCAATTATCGACAATTTCTGCAAAAATTAAAGCAGTTAATGGCACAAGTGGAGGGACTCAATGGGAATTAA
- the rpmH gene encoding 50S ribosomal protein L34 — MTKRTLGGTSRKRKRVSGFRARMRTKNGQKVIKARRSKGRVRLAV; from the coding sequence ATGACAAAGCGTACCTTGGGCGGTACTAGCCGTAAAAGAAAAAGAGTTTCTGGCTTTAGAGCTCGGATGCGTACCAAAAATGGTCAAAAAGTGATCAAAGCTCGCCGAAGCAAGGGACGGGTTCGGCTGGCTGTTTAG
- a CDS encoding DUF2808 domain-containing protein, protein MKRLLSVFAIVGCAWVGMPELTLAQTTGGFTLFGGPQRGYELDYYLARGKADVRDRYELKIPGNKLNAPVTQISIDYPNHYRGQFNTNRVQVVVGNEEKTLQCQEKSATTQVNPSDNRSAAPCLVSWDPESRSIQIQFTEPVAPRSNVELVFDRVKNPVFGGMFNFNCRVSTLTGAEFPQYIGTWVVAID, encoded by the coding sequence ATGAAACGGCTATTATCTGTATTCGCGATTGTCGGTTGTGCGTGGGTGGGGATGCCAGAACTGACCTTAGCCCAGACTACCGGAGGATTTACCTTATTTGGCGGCCCCCAGAGAGGATATGAACTGGATTATTATCTAGCCCGGGGCAAGGCTGATGTGCGCGATCGCTACGAATTAAAAATTCCCGGTAATAAACTCAATGCCCCGGTCACCCAGATTAGCATTGACTATCCCAATCACTACCGAGGGCAATTCAACACCAACCGAGTGCAAGTGGTTGTAGGCAATGAAGAGAAAACCTTGCAATGTCAAGAAAAATCCGCCACCACTCAAGTCAATCCCTCAGATAACAGATCCGCTGCTCCCTGCTTGGTCAGTTGGGATCCGGAAAGTCGGTCAATTCAAATCCAGTTTACCGAGCCAGTTGCCCCTAGAAGCAATGTCGAATTAGTGTTTGACCGGGTAAAGAATCCGGTGTTTGGCGGGATGTTTAACTTTAACTGTCGGGTGTCTACCCTGACGGGGGCAGAGTTTCCCCAATACATCGGCACATGGGTCGTGGCAATTGATTAA
- a CDS encoding Re/Si-specific NAD(P)(+) transhydrogenase subunit alpha: MKIAVAKEIEVGERRVALVPDVVARLVKKGIEVLVASGAGEGSFFSDDAYTAVGAKIVSDPNQLWAEADAILKVAPPKESEVTMMRSGSAVVGFLNPLGQPEIVEKLAAKGVTSFSMELIPRTSRAQSMDALSSQAGVAGYKATLIAAAAAPKFFPMLTTAAGTIRPAKVFVMGAGVAGLQAIATARRLGAVVEAFDIRPAVKEEVQSLGARFVEIKLEEDTVAEGGYAKEISEESKKRTQALVADTVAAADVVITTAQVPGRKAPVLVTADMVAKMKPGAVIVDLAAEQGGNCDLTQAGKDVVHNGVTIIGPINLPASMPVHASQMYAKNISTLIELMLDKGEFKLNFEDDIIDATCVTHAGEIRNQRVRDALESLKAKV; this comes from the coding sequence ATGAAAATAGCTGTGGCTAAAGAAATTGAAGTGGGCGAACGCCGGGTTGCTCTAGTTCCTGATGTGGTCGCTCGATTGGTCAAAAAAGGCATTGAGGTATTGGTGGCCAGTGGGGCAGGTGAGGGGTCATTCTTTAGCGATGATGCCTATACCGCTGTGGGGGCGAAAATTGTCTCTGACCCCAACCAACTTTGGGCTGAAGCTGATGCGATTTTGAAAGTGGCGCCGCCAAAAGAGTCAGAAGTTACTATGATGCGATCGGGTTCGGCGGTGGTCGGGTTCTTAAATCCTTTGGGTCAGCCAGAAATCGTGGAAAAATTAGCGGCTAAAGGCGTGACCTCATTTAGTATGGAACTGATTCCCCGGACTAGCCGCGCTCAAAGTATGGATGCGCTGTCTTCTCAAGCCGGGGTGGCAGGATATAAAGCGACGTTAATTGCCGCCGCCGCTGCTCCGAAGTTTTTCCCTATGTTGACCACCGCTGCGGGGACTATTCGCCCAGCTAAGGTGTTTGTGATGGGCGCAGGGGTGGCTGGGTTACAGGCGATCGCCACCGCCCGCCGTCTGGGTGCCGTGGTGGAAGCGTTTGATATTCGTCCGGCAGTGAAAGAAGAAGTGCAAAGCTTGGGCGCCAGATTTGTGGAAATTAAGCTGGAAGAAGATACGGTGGCGGAAGGTGGCTACGCTAAGGAAATTTCCGAGGAGTCCAAGAAACGGACTCAAGCGTTGGTGGCTGATACCGTGGCCGCTGCGGATGTGGTGATTACCACCGCCCAGGTTCCAGGCCGAAAAGCGCCGGTTTTGGTGACGGCAGACATGGTGGCCAAAATGAAACCAGGGGCGGTGATTGTTGATTTGGCGGCGGAACAAGGGGGCAACTGTGACCTGACCCAAGCGGGTAAAGATGTGGTTCATAACGGTGTGACTATCATTGGGCCGATTAATTTACCCGCATCGATGCCCGTTCACGCCAGTCAAATGTATGCCAAGAATATATCCACGTTGATAGAACTGATGCTGGACAAGGGCGAATTTAAGCTGAATTTTGAAGACGATATTATTGATGCCACTTGTGTGACCCACGCTGGGGAGATTCGCAATCAACGAGTCCGCGATGCCCTGGAATCTCTGAAAGCTAAGGTTTAA
- a CDS encoding NAD(P) transhydrogenase subunit alpha, whose protein sequence is MAEALISALFVFVLATFAGFEVITKVPPTLHTPLMSGSNAISGIAVLGAIIIAGDKDWSVTVILGLIGVVFATINVVGGFLVTDRMLQMFKKKEVKA, encoded by the coding sequence ATGGCTGAAGCCTTGATATCCGCTTTATTTGTGTTTGTGCTGGCAACGTTTGCCGGATTTGAGGTGATTACTAAGGTTCCCCCAACCCTACATACCCCGTTGATGTCTGGATCTAATGCCATCTCTGGAATTGCCGTATTAGGGGCGATCATTATCGCTGGTGACAAAGATTGGAGTGTCACCGTGATTTTGGGATTGATTGGGGTCGTGTTTGCCACCATTAACGTGGTGGGTGGTTTCCTGGTGACTGACCGGATGTTGCAAATGTTTAAGAAAAAAGAGGTGAAGGCATGA
- a CDS encoding NAD(P)(+) transhydrogenase (Re/Si-specific) subunit beta → MTAFVPTGIQITYLVATSLFFFGLKQLGSPATARNGNLLASVGMLLAIVATLLDRQVLNYQMILIAIAIGSAIGAIIAQKVAMTEMPQMVGLLNGFGGAASSLVAVGEFWKYYSSFDNPPLDTTITALLGVLIGGVTFTGSLIAFAKLQGIMSGSPILFPAQQVVNGLLLGGFVVGSIYICIHPLNTPVFLTLTVISLVLGVMFVIPIGGGDMPVVISLLNSFSGLAGSAAGFVVMNNMLIIAGALVGASGIILTVIMCKAMNRSLTNVLFAGFGTGEGGGAAASTSATADMTVHSIDPEESAMMLGYARSVVIVPGYGMAVAQAQHTVRELADQLERLGVEVKYAIHPVAGRMPGHMNVLLAEANVPYEQLYDMEDINSEFDRTDVALVIGANDVVNPAARENPSSPIYGMPILDVDKAAHTIVIKRSMNTGFAGIENELFYKDKTMMLFGSAKDMVAKIVSEVKQL, encoded by the coding sequence ATGACAGCATTTGTGCCAACTGGAATACAGATAACCTATTTGGTGGCTACGTCATTGTTTTTCTTCGGATTAAAACAACTAGGTTCTCCGGCTACGGCTCGGAATGGTAATTTGTTGGCATCGGTGGGAATGTTGCTGGCGATCGTGGCAACACTATTAGATAGGCAGGTACTCAACTATCAGATGATTCTGATTGCGATCGCTATTGGTTCGGCGATCGGGGCGATCATCGCGCAGAAAGTGGCCATGACGGAAATGCCCCAAATGGTCGGTCTGTTAAACGGCTTTGGGGGTGCTGCCTCCTCCCTGGTGGCGGTGGGAGAATTTTGGAAGTATTACAGCAGCTTTGATAATCCACCCCTGGATACCACCATCACCGCTTTACTGGGTGTGTTAATCGGTGGCGTCACTTTCACGGGTTCTCTGATTGCCTTTGCCAAACTGCAAGGGATTATGAGTGGTTCTCCCATTCTGTTCCCTGCCCAGCAAGTCGTTAACGGCTTACTATTAGGCGGATTTGTGGTTGGTAGTATCTACATCTGCATTCATCCCTTGAATACTCCCGTATTTCTCACCTTGACCGTCATTTCCTTAGTATTAGGGGTGATGTTCGTGATCCCTATTGGTGGCGGGGATATGCCCGTGGTGATTTCTCTGCTTAACTCCTTCTCTGGGTTAGCGGGATCTGCCGCTGGTTTCGTGGTGATGAACAATATGCTGATCATTGCCGGTGCCTTGGTGGGCGCTTCGGGGATTATCCTCACGGTGATTATGTGTAAGGCCATGAACCGATCGCTGACCAATGTGTTATTTGCTGGATTTGGTACTGGGGAAGGTGGCGGTGCGGCTGCCAGTACAAGTGCTACAGCGGATATGACGGTTCACAGTATCGACCCAGAAGAAAGCGCCATGATGTTGGGTTATGCCCGGTCTGTGGTGATTGTGCCTGGATATGGCATGGCGGTAGCTCAAGCACAGCATACGGTCCGGGAGTTGGCTGACCAGTTGGAACGCCTGGGGGTAGAGGTAAAATATGCCATTCACCCGGTGGCCGGTCGGATGCCCGGACACATGAACGTGCTGCTGGCAGAGGCGAATGTGCCTTATGAGCAGTTGTACGATATGGAAGATATTAATTCCGAGTTCGATCGCACTGATGTGGCGTTGGTAATTGGCGCTAATGATGTGGTCAACCCAGCGGCACGGGAAAATCCCAGTAGCCCGATTTATGGGATGCCGATTTTAGATGTGGATAAGGCTGCCCATACGATCGTGATTAAGCGCAGTATGAATACGGGCTTTGCCGGGATTGAGAATGAGTTGTTTTACAAGGATAAGACGATGATGCTGTTTGGCAGCGCCAAGGATATGGTGGCCAAAATTGTTAGTGAGGTGAAGCAGCTTTAA
- a CDS encoding UPF0175 family protein: protein MYAEGKISSGFGAQILGCNRLEFYRLMSEHGFAAIDYSEEEL from the coding sequence TTGTACGCAGAAGGGAAAATCTCATCAGGGTTTGGTGCCCAAATTTTAGGCTGTAACCGCCTAGAATTTTATCGACTTATGAGTGAACATGGCTTTGCGGCGATCGACTATAGCGAAGAAGAATTATAA
- a CDS encoding putative toxin-antitoxin system toxin component, PIN family, protein MQVFRVAKEKGVLLIYDDIFSELIDVLSRQKFDRYLSREIREDFLASLFTEAEIIKIDEKIEVCRDSKDNKFLEVAVNGNATHIITGDGDLLELHPFRGISILTPRQFLEVIGELQP, encoded by the coding sequence ATGCAAGTTTTTAGGGTAGCAAAAGAAAAGGGAGTGCTTCTAATTTATGATGATATTTTTTCGGAACTCATTGATGTATTGAGCCGTCAAAAATTTGACCGTTATCTATCCAGAGAAATTCGTGAAGATTTTCTAGCGAGCTTATTTACGGAAGCAGAAATCATAAAAATTGATGAAAAAATTGAGGTTTGTCGAGATTCAAAAGACAATAAATTTTTAGAAGTTGCAGTTAATGGAAATGCCACTCATATTATCACGGGAGATGGAGACTTATTAGAATTGCACCCGTTTCGAGGTATTTCTATTTTAACCCCACGCCAATTTTTAGAGGTTATTGGAGAATTACAGCCATGA